In the genome of Blastopirellula retiformator, the window CGAAAGGGGACGAATCTACTCGTCCCCTTTGACCACCTGTTCGACCGTGATGCCAAGCGCCCGCATCTTGTGGCGAAGGCTGCCGCGGGTGATCCCCAACAGCGCCGCCGCTTTCGACTGATTGCCGGCCGTCTTGTCGAGCACGAACGACAGCAATCGCTGTTCCATCCATTCGAGCGATTCGGCGTACATATTTTCAGAGCCGCGCGATTCCAGTTGGGTGAGGAAGACGTCAAACGCATCTTCGTCGCTCCCCTGCGATTCGCCGCTCGGGCGAATCGGCGCCGCCCCACCAAACAGTTCCGGCGGCAGCCACTCTGGCGCAAGGACGGTCGACGTCGCCATCAGCATCGACTTCCGCAAAACTTCTTGCAGCTCGCGGATATTGCCGGGCCAGTCATACGCCTTCAACCGAGCCAGCGACTCGGCCGAAAGACCGGTGATCTCTTTGCCCAACTGCTTGTTGAACTGCTTCAGGAAGTACTGAACAAGTTGCTCCAGATCGCCGTCCCGATCGCGCAGCGGCGGGATCGCAATCTCAAACGACTTGAGCCGGTGGAATAGGTCCAAGCGGAAGTCGCCGTCGGCGATCATTTCTTCCAGGTCGCGGTTGGTGGCGGAGATGATCCGCACGTCGGTGGTGATCGTTTCGGCGCCGCCGAGCCGCTCCAACCGCTGATCCTGCAGCAAGCGCAGCACCTTGGCCTGGATCGTCAGGGACATGTCCCCCACTTCGTCCAGGAAGATCGTGCCGCCGTTGCACTGCTCGAACTTACCAATTCGCCGCGAGTCGGCCCCGGTGAAGGCGCCTTTTTCGTGACCGAACAATTCGCTTTCGAGCAACGTCTCGCGGAGGGCTGCACAGTTGACCGCCAGGAACGGTTCGCTGTTGCGATTGCTGTGTTGGTAAATTGCCCGGGCGATCAGCTCTTTGCCGCTGCCGCTTTCGCCCCGGACCAGGACGTTGACGTTCTGGGCGGCGACGCGGCCCACTTCTTTGTAGACCGCCAGCATCTGCGGGCTGCGACCAATCAGCAGGTCGCCGCTTTCGTTCTCTTCGGCTTGCTGCGACGTCAGGACGACCGGCTCGTGCATCAGGCGGCGGTTCTCGATCGCCCGCTCGACCAGTTCCTGGACCATGCCGACATCGAGCGGCTTAACCAGGTAGTCGTACGCGCCGAGCTTCATCGCCTCGATCGTCGTCTCGCTGTCATCGCGACCGGTGACGAAAATGATCGGCAGCTTGGAGTCGATCTGGCGGATCTGCCGAGCCAGGTCGAGACCATTGATCTCCGGCAGCATGATGTCGAGCAACAGCACGTCGATCGTGTGTTTTTCGATCAGGGGGATGACTTCGGCCGCGCGCTGCGAGGTTAGTACATCAACCTCGCTTCCTTCGAAGCAACGCTGGACTAAGCGCGCTACGGCACGATCGTCGTCAACGACAAGAATCTGCGTCATAGATGTCTTAGAGATGTGCGGGTCTTCCGCGTCCCTCCTCAAAGGTAAGTCCCGGCTATCGAAGTTTATAATGCAACGTATTGATCAGTCTAGCTGCCTGTTGAAAAATGCACTCGTGGCATTTTCCAACCTCGCCAGGCTCAGAGCGCATCCCTGCGATCACGCAGTCCGTCGAGAAAATCAACGGACTGCTAGTTGCGTCACGGCAAGACGAGGGGATTGGGCGAAAGTTCGCGACTCGCCCGCAATTCGTGGGGAATCTTCGGCAAGTTAGGTTAGAGGAATTGCGGTTATTGTGCGAGCGTCTCATCCGTCGACACCGGTCGATGCATCCGTTCGAGATGAATTTGATCGATATCCAGGCAGGCGCTTTCGACGTAAACGCCGATTTTACCCTCAGAAAAGGTCTGATCGGCCAGCGAAATCACGATGCGATGATCAATGGAAAACTCGATGTAACTGCCGTAGGCGACCAGGCGAATCTCGCACGGACGGTCCAAACGGCTCCGCCAATAGCCGGCCTGTAGCGTGTCAAAGCTCATCATATGCTCGCCGGTAGCCCCATTATCGGTCCGCCAAGAGCGCAATTGTGCGACGCCTCGATACATGTCGAGTGATAGAAAGTAGCCATCCTGCGAATCGGGATCGATCCGGAACACCAGCCCGCATTTGCCGTTGCCCTGCATGTCGAGCCGGGCCCTAAGGCGAAAACAGTTGACCGTCGCGCCGAATAGAAACGCCTGAAACCCATAGTCGTTGCGGAGACGAATCGAGCCGGCGTCATGGTTCACCTCGGCCGAGCCATCTTTGTCGGTCAGCATCTTCGAGATCTGAAACATCTGCGGCGTCGCATCGGCCTTGATCTCCTGATCGAAACCTTCAAACGACGCGACCTGCAATTGTCCATCCGAAAGCTGTCTGATTCGCTTCGGCGGCGGCAGCAGGTTTTTGACCGTGCGGCGGGTGATGTCGTGCGAGTAGAAGTTCCAGATCATCGGGCCATGGTCGTCAAAACAGATCCGCCCGGCGTAGTTCCCCTTCGGTAGCAGCACGTTGTCAAAGAAGTTCGCCCACGGCTTTTCGAGATCGGCGGCGTGCCAGTAGCGGATCTTGGCGTCTTCCCGAATACTGCCGATCAAGTAGCGTTCGCCCCGCAGTTTCATAAGGTTGGGGACTTCGATGTCGTCGTACAGGCCTGGGTGAAACAGGCTGGGGTGCGCTTCAAATTGGTTCTCGGCCGTCTCTTCCATCAGCGAGACGCAGCCCCGTCGGCAGACCGGGCCATCGGGAACCCGCGCCGCCGCCATCAACCAGCCGCGCCCTTCGTCGTAATAGTAGAAAGGATCGCGGAAACTGATCCAGCGGCGACCTTCCGACAGTTTGCTTTCGTAATAGGGCGCCGGGGACTCGAGCGGGAAATGGCTCTCTTCGTCGTACGGCGCATTGATCAGACTCGGCGGGGCGTCGGTGATGCGACAACGCTTGCACTGATTGACCCAGCGGACCGGCGATTTGACCCATTGGTAGAGGTCGTCGCTGGTCGCCATGCCCAGTCGCTGCACCAGGCCGTTGTCATGCTGCGACAGCCCGGTGTAGAACATCCGCCACGAGCCTGGCTTGTACGGATTGGGGGAGACGTGCATCGTCCACAGCATCGAGTCGTCCCACGCCCCGGGGTGCCCGATGAACAGCGCGTTTTCGACCCGATGCCACGCTAGCCCGTCATCGCTGACCGCATGGGCGATAAAGTCGTGATTCGGCAAAACGAGATGAAACAGATGGTACATCCCGTCGTGATACACGACGTCAACGTCCCCCATCGTTTTTCGGCCGCTATCCGACTCATGGTACATACGCGTTTTCGCTCCAGCTGCGAGATCAAGGATTTGCCTTCAATCTAGCATGTTTTGGCTTGCGTTCCGACCGCAATCCCCCCGGAGTAGCCGCCACGCAAGCTAAGGAATGCGGCCGCAAGCAAAATGACGAATGTCTAATGCCAAGAAGCGAAGTCTCTTTCTTCGATTAGACATTGGTGATTAGTCATTAGCAGTCCGTTGATTTTCTCATCGGGCTGCTGGATCGCAGGGATGCGATCCCAAAATAGCGACGTAAGTCGTTATTTTGCGAGCCGCGAAGAGCTATGCTCTGAGCCTGGCGAGGTTGGAAAATGCCACGAGGGCATTTTTCAACAGGCAGTTAGACATTTCCGGCCGCACTGCCTCGGTTCGCGCCTCGCGCTTCGTGTCAGACATGCGGCTGGATGCTATTGCTGCATCGCGTACAGCAAGATGTTGGCGGCGATCCGGGCGGCGTCTTCGCGGATGTAGCCTTCGCACTGCAGCGACGAGCCGTTCTCCATCGCGCAGCTCAAGTCGAGCGGTGAGAAGACCGCGACCAGGCGATCGTCGATCCACAGCCCCTCCAGTTTGGGCGACTGCCGGGTTTGCGTCGCCTGCAGGCCTTCTCCCTCTTGGCGTTCCTGTGGATCGTTGACCGAAACGGTGGTGATGTCGAAACCGTTGTACGCTTCGGAGAAGATCGGATGATCGAGCGGAATCTCTTTTAATTCGGCATCGGGAAACATCATTTTCATTTCGCGACGGAACGCCGTCGTGAAGGGAACGCTGGCGCAGATCGCGTCGGCGAACAGGAACCCGCCGCGATTCAAGTGATCATAGATCGCGGTTCGCTCTTTCGGCGTGAACTTGAAATCGCGACGACCATGCATGAACAGGATCGGAAATTCGTACAGCTTTTCGTTGCTCGCCGGAATCAAATGAGGCGACGCGTCAAAGCGGAAATCCAATTGACGCCCGGCTACCTTGACCATGTTCGAAAGCGCCGCCGGAGCGTCATCGGCCCCGCCGGTGTGTCGCACTTTGCCGACGATTAGCGTGTTGCGGGTCTGGCCATCTTCAACCCCCAACGAGTCGTCAATTTCGACTTCCTGCAGTTTTTCTTTCAGCTTGCGGCCGGTCGCGTAGGCCAGCACGTTGGCCCCGATCAAGTTGCCGGCTTCGATCCTGGCTCGCACTTTTTCGGGGTACTTGGCGACCGCTTCGCTGCGGTTCAGTTCCCAGAAGCAGCCGAGATCTTCGGGGCAATAGACGACGCTGGTGCGGCAGCAAGCGTCGATCCCCAACAGCGGCTTGGCATACTCGGCCTCGACCGGCGCTTCGGCAAACCAGATCGGATGGTCCGGCGGCAACAGCCGCAGCGGCGCTTCGGGGAAAAGCCGTTTCATCAGCGCGCGGAAGTCGGCGTCAAACTGGGCGCCGCCACACGCCGCTTCGGCAAAGACGAAACCTCCTTGCTCGATGTACAGCTTCAGGCTCTTTTCCTGTTCCGCCGTTAGCTTCAGGCCATCGCTGCCGCTGATCCACAAGACCGGCGTTTGCAGCAGGTCTTCGGTCGTCGCATGCTTGGCGTCGATTACCTGCCAGGTCATCCGCTGGTTGCCCCACCGCGGCTCGATGAAGTGGGTCAAGTTGGCGATGTCGCTGCGATGGCGATTCCAGTCGTGGCTGACGGTCCGGCGGGGGCCGTCGGCGTCATGCTTGTACTTGGCGATCAACACCGGGCGGCGTCCCTTGGCCAAAAACAGCAGGGCCAGCGAGGTCGCGACCGCCGGGTGCGAGACTTCGGCGTTGCCCGTCCCACGCCACGATCCGCTCAGCGAGTCCTGATTGTTGACCAGCATTTCGGCGCCTTCGCGATACCAATCGTGATCACCGATAAAGCGGCGACCGCCTAAGCGTCCTACGCGTTCGACTGCGTAGAGATAGTAAAGCAGATTGAGCGAATCGCCCCCGTCGGCCGGGTTGGTGTAGACGGTAAAGTTGCGGCCCAGCCAGTTGTAGCCATCCTCGATGGCGTCGTTGGGCGTTTGCTGGCCGCAGCACTGGATCGACTCGCCATTGACGACGGCGTCTCCCTCGGCCAGACGTTTGGTGGTGATGATCATCGACGAGATCCCGGCTGCGGTCATACTGCCGCGCCCCGGCGAGTTGGGCAAATAACCCCACGATCCATTCGGGTTCTGCGCTTTCTCCCAATAGTCGTGCGAAACCCGCCAGGTCGGTTCGTCGACTTTCGCCCCCACATGGGCCGCTTCGTCGAGGGCCAAAATGGCGAATTGCGTGTTCGAGTTATCGCCGCCGCCGCCGCCGCGCGGGTCGGAATAGGTCCACATGCCGCTGCGATCGCCGCCCCGAATTTGAATGCCCGACAGTTTTTGGGCGTCGGCGACGATCTTCGCCTTGCGACCGACGGGATCGGCCAGGCCATACGCCATGATCTGCAGACTAAGGGCGTAGGTGTGCTCGGGCTGGCCAATTTTCGCTTCGAGATAGCCGAGGGCTTTGACGATCGCCGGATCATCGGGGTCGACGCCACTTTCGATCATCGCCAACATCACCAGACTGGTGACGCCGCCAGGTTGACCTGGGTATTCGGCCCAACCTCCATCGGGTTGTTGTTGCTTGCGGAGGAAGTTGATGCCGCGGGAGATCGACTCGTTGACCAGCTGCGGCGTAACCGCCTGACCGCCGCGGCGCACGTGTTGCGCTGCAGCCGATGGCAAATTGATCGACAAAGTCGCCGCAATCGCCACAATCGCCAAGGGTGCATAGGCAAACTGCGTAAGCTTTTCAGAGATCGAAAACAGGCTAGCTGCGTCGCGACTGTTGGTCGACATAAATATCTAACTTTTCAATAGTTAACGCAGTTGATGAAGCGCCCGTACACGTTGCCGCCGACGGCTGGGATTTCTAGAATCACGCTGTCTGGACGCATCATCCCCATATTTTAGAGCCATTCGGCGTTTGGGGGCGACAAAATTGCAAATTCCATTCGCACTCCGAGTAATCGGCTTCGCCTCGACAACCCGTAGCCGGCCAGTGATTTCAGCCCAGTAGAGGATCGCTTCGTGGCAAAAACCCGCAACCTTGGCGAAGTACTACAAGAGTTTAAGCAACAGCGGCTGGTGATGCAGCAAGAGTTGCAGAAGGTCATCGTCGGCCAGGAAGACGTTATCGAGCAATTGTTCGCCGCCATCTTTACTCGCGGACATTGCCTGTTGGAAGGGGTGCCGGGCTTGGCCAAGACGTTGATGGTCAGCACTTTGGCCCGCGTTCTCGACATGCAGTTCAAGCGGGTGCAGTTTACGCCTGACCTGATGCCGTCCGACATTACCGGCACCAATGTGTTGGAAGAAGACGAGCATGGCCGCCGTAACTTCCGCTTTGTCGAAGGGCCGGTCTTCACCAACATTCTCTTGGCGGACGAAATCAATCGTACGCCTCCCAAGACGCAGGCCTCGCTGTTGCAAGCGATGCAGGAGCGCGAGGTGACCGTCGGCCGCGAGACGTACGATCTGCCTGATCCCTTCTTCACGATCGCCACCCAAAACCCGATCGAACAAGAAGGAACCTACCCGCTGCCGGAAGCGCAGCTCGACCGCTTCATGTTCAACATCATCATCGGCTATCCCACGCTCAATGAAGAAGAGCGAATCTTGTCGACCACTACGCGGCAAGAGAAGGTCGAAGTGCGCAAGATCTTCTCGGCCCGGGCGATCCTCAACATTCAAAAGCTGGTGCAGTCGGTCGCCGTCAGCGAGTACGTGGTGAAGTATGTCGCCCGACTGGTTCGCGCGACCCGGCCGAAAGATCCGGAGACGCCGAAGTTCGTCAAAGAACTGGTCGACTGGGGCGCTGGTCCCCGTGCCGGACAAAACCTGATCAACGGCGGCAAAGCGATCGCCGCGATGGAAGGCCGGTTCTCGGTCGCGATCGAAGACGTCAAGAAGATCGCGATCCCGGTACTCCGTCACCGCATCAGCACCAACTTTCAAGCCCAAGCCGAAGGAATGACCAACGAAGACGTCATCCGCAAACTGCTGGAAGAAATCCGCGAACCGGAAGTGGAGAAATTCGAGAAGTAAGTAGGTCAGGCCTCGGCCTGACGCCACCCCGCAAACCAACAATACGCGAGCCCGCAGCGCCAGCGAGGGAATGGAATCGGAAATGTCTAATGACTAGTCACTAATGTTTAATGCCAAGAAGCGAAGTCCTCTCCCTCATTAGGCATTAGTGATTAGGCATTAGTGATTAGGCATTAGTCATTTTGCTTGCAGCCACATTCCCTCGCTGGCGCTGCGGGCTCGTGTAAAGCTTGGCCATCCATCAACGCCCTACAAGATCCTATGTCCACCGTCGAGAGCTACCTCAAGCCTGAAGTGATCCGCCAGATATCGCGGCTCGACTTGCGCGCTCAGTTCGTCGTGCGGGGGTTCTTTCAGGGGTTGCACGCCAGTCCGTATCACGGCTTCTCGGTCGAGTTCAGCGAGCATCGTCGCTACGAACATGGCGATGATCCCAAAGACATCGACTGGCTCGTCTACGCCAAGACCGATCGCTACTACATCAAAAAGTTTGAAGCCGAAACCAATATCACCGGCTACCTGGCGATGGATCTCTCGAAGTCGATGGGCTACACCTATCGCCAAGAGATGACCAAGTTCGACTACTCGATCTCGCTGGCGGCGGCGCTATGCTACTTGATGGTGCATCAGCAAGACCCGGTTGGGTTGGTGACGTTCGATACCAAGATCCGCCAGAGTCTGCCGCCCAAGTCGAAGCGGAAGCATCTGGGGGACGTCCTTTCGTTGTTGGCCAACTTGCAGCCGACCGGCGAAACCGACATCGCCCACAGCTTGTCCCAACTGGCCGCGATGCTCAAACACCGGAGCGTCGTGATGATCTTCAGCGATCTGTTGTCGGATCCCGAAGAGGTATTCAAGGCGCTCTATCAACTTCGCCATCGCCAGCACGACGTGATCTTGTTTCACGTGCTGGACGAAGCGGAGGTGACGTTTCCGTTTGATGGGATGGTCGAACTGGAAGACCCCGAGTCGAACGAGACGCTCAAGCTGGACGCCAATAGCTATCGCGCCGACTATCGTAAAGAGGTGGAAGCGTTTCGCGAGCGCTATCGCCGCGACTGCGCCAAGGCGGGCGTCGACTACGTCGAGCTCGACACCAGCATGCCGTTTGACAAGGCGCTGACCGAATACCTGATTAACCGCCGCACGAGGTTTTAAGCCATGCAGTTGGCCAACCTCAGTTTGCTTGTCGGCGGCCTGTTGATCGGCGTGCCGATTCTGCTGCATCTGGTGATGCGGCAACAACCGAAGCGGATCGAGTTCCCCGCTTTGCGGTTCGTCCGTGCGCGGCAAGTGCAAAACCAACGCCGGCTCGAGCTGAAACATTGGATCCTGCTGCTGCTCCGCTGCTGCATCATCTTGCTGTTGGCGCTGGCGCTAGCTCGACCGAGCGTCAGTTCGGCCTCGGTTAGCAGCTGGGTGATGGTTGGGATCTTGGCGTTTGGCGCGGCGATCGCCGGCATTATTGCGGCGGCGACCTGGACGGTTGGCGCCAGTCGCGGTTTGGCGATCGGCATGACTGGACTGGCCGTGGCGCTGCTCATCGGTTTGGGGATCGTGACGCCGATGGCGCTGTCGGCCGGCGGCGGCGGTTCGCTGGGGGATCAAGAGGCGCCGGTGTCTGCGGTGTTCGTTTTCGACACTTCGCCGCGACTTCTCTATCAGCATGAGAATCAGACGCGGCTCGAAAAGGCGCAAGAGATGGCGGTTTGGCTGACCGGCCAGTTGCCGCCCGAGAGCGAAGTGGCGGTCGCCGATCGTCGCACCGGGGCGTCGATCTTTGCGGCCGATATTGGCGCCGCTCGCCAGGCGATTCAGCGGCTGGAAGTTTCGGCCGGCGGCGAGAGTATCGACCGCGTCGTGTCGCAGGCGATCGATCTGGCCGACTCGAGCGAGAAGAAGCGGAAAGAGATTTACGTTTTTACCGACCTGAGCGAGCCTGCCTGGAAAGGGGCCGCGCAGAGCGACTTGAAGCGGAAGCTGGCCGATCATCCCGACTATCCGCTCTACTTGATTGACGTCAGTGCGGTCGACGTTCGCAACACGGCGGTCGCCGATTTGCAACTGTCCGCCGATAGCGTCTCGAAGAACAGCGACGTGTTGCTGCAAGTCGACGTCGCTCATGATGGGCCGGAGGCTTCGCAGACGTTGGAGCTCTATCTGGAGCAACCGGATGACACGCTGCCGATCGTCGAAGATGGCAAGCTGCTATTGCCGAAGGCGGACCGCCGCGATCGCCGCAATCTACAGTTGGCCGATGGCGAGACGATGTCGGTCCAGTTTCGACTGGCCGATTTGCCGGTTGGCGTCCATAACGGCTGGGTCAGTTTGGCGGCGGTCGACGGGCTCGACGCCGACGACAAGCGGTGGTTTACGCTGGAAGTGCGGGAACCTTGGCCGCTGTTGATCGTCGAGTCGAAGCCTGGCGCTGGGCGAGACTTAATCAACGCCATCGCTCCGCCGGCGTTTCAAGAGTCAGGCCGGGCGCCCTTTGCCGTTGATGTGGTGACGCCGGACACGCTCGAGCGGCAAGAGCTGGACGGTTATCGCGGCGTCGTGCTGATCGACCCCGGCGCCTATACGAACAGCGTCTGGCGAAAGCTCGATGCGTATGTAGAGCGGGGCGGGGGACTGGCGATCTTTTTGGGGCCGAGCGCTACGCCAGCGCTGGCGCAGCTGAACGCTGAAGAGCCGCAGAAGCTGCTGCCGGGCAAACTGGCGCGACAATGGCGAGCCGGCGAACGACTCTGGTATCTCGAACCGAAAGACTATCAGCACAGCTTGCTGGCGCCATTTCGCGAGATCGGCGATAGCGTGCCGTGGCGTAGTTTTCCGATTGATCGCCACTGGTCGCTGGAAGACCTGGAGCCGGACGCCAACGTCGTGATTCCGTACAGCGACGGAATGCCGACCTTGATCGAACAGCGAGTCGGCGAGGGATTGGTGCTGACCTTTACTACGTCGATCGCGTCGGATGAGTCGCCGGCCTGGAACAACCTGTTCACCGGCTTCGACTCGTGGCCCTTCTTTGTGCTGTCGAATCAGATGGCCCGCTACGTGGTGCGGAGCGGCGAAGAGCGGTTGAACTATTTTGTCGGCGAACGAGCGTCGCTATTGACCGGCCCGCAGCAAGCTGAGCAGACGCATTTGCTGTTCACGCCGCGCGGAGGGGACCCACAAGAGGTGATACCGGATCGCGGCTTGATTTTGATTCCGTTCACCGATCAGATCGGCACGTATCGCTTGCGTCCGCTGGGTGGCGGTCCGCTGCTTGGTTTCAGCGTCAATTTGCCGCCATTTGCAACGCAGCTTTCGCCGCTGCCGCCGGAAGAGCTGAACGAGATCTTCGGCGCCGAACGCTATCAGCTGGCGAAAGAGCAGAGTGAGATCGAGCGCGAGCAAGGCAAAGCTCGCGTCGGCCGCGAGTTTTACTCGCCGTTGATCCTGCTGGTCGCCCTGATGCTGGCGATGGAATTCGCCTTGTCGCAGCGCTTCTATCGGCAGGAGGCGTAGCGATGTCGAGCTGGTACTTGCAACCGACATTCGGCAGCCTGGCCGTCGTCTTTATCACGGCGCTGGTCCTGGTCGCGCTGCTAGCGATCGCCCCGTCCTTCGCTTCGACCAGCGAACGGCGCCGCGGACTGATCGCGCTCTTACGATTTGGCGCGATCCTGCTACTGGTGCTGACGATGTTGCGGCCTACCTGGCTGACGACCACGACCCGGCCGCAGACGGCGACGCTGGTGGTGCTGTTCGACGCCAGTCAAAGCATGTCGATACCCGACTCCTCTAGCGGTAAGACGCGGTACGAGGCGGTCAAGGACGCGCTGCAAGGGGTGCAGTCCGATCTCGCTGCGCTCGGCCAGAACATCGAAGTCGCCGTTTACTCGTTTGACGACAAGGCGGAGCGGGCCGCGTTTGAGCGCGGCGCGATCACCTTTCCGCCCAAAGCGGACGGCCGCTTTACCGACATCGGGTCTTCTATGGACGATGTGCTGCGGCAGATGGCGGGGAAAAAGCTCGCGGGGGTCGTGCTGTTGTCGGACGGCGCCCAGCGGGTGTTTACTCCGCGGGTAGAGCTGCAGCGAGCCGCTCGCGACTTGGCTCGCTTGGATGTGCCGCTGCATACGCTCACCTTCGGCCAGGCGATCGATCCGTCGCAGGCTCGCGACGTGGCGGTCAAAACGCTGGCCGATCAGTTCACCGTCTTCGTTAAGAACGAATTGGTCGTTCAGGCGGCGGTCCACATTCAAGGGATGGCCAATCGCCCGGTTCCGGTCCAGTTGATCCTGGAGAACGAAAAGGGAGAAGCGACCGTCATCGAGACGAAGCGGATCCAGACCAGCAAAGACCAAGAGACGCTTGACGTCGGCTTTCGCTACACGCCGCAGACGCCAGGGCAATACAAGCTGACGGTCGCCGTCGAGCCGCAAGAGGGAGAGTTGATCTCGAAGAACAATCGGCTCGACGCCTATCTGAACGTGCTTTCGGGCGGGCTGAAGGTGCTTTACCTGGAAGGCCGCGTGCTCGATCGCCACGAGCAGAAGTTCCTCCGCCGCGCGATCGCCACTTCGGCCGACATGCAGATCGATTTCCAATGGATCGATCGTCGC includes:
- a CDS encoding AAA family ATPase → MQQELQKVIVGQEDVIEQLFAAIFTRGHCLLEGVPGLAKTLMVSTLARVLDMQFKRVQFTPDLMPSDITGTNVLEEDEHGRRNFRFVEGPVFTNILLADEINRTPPKTQASLLQAMQEREVTVGRETYDLPDPFFTIATQNPIEQEGTYPLPEAQLDRFMFNIIIGYPTLNEEERILSTTTRQEKVEVRKIFSARAILNIQKLVQSVAVSEYVVKYVARLVRATRPKDPETPKFVKELVDWGAGPRAGQNLINGGKAIAAMEGRFSVAIEDVKKIAIPVLRHRISTNFQAQAEGMTNEDVIRKLLEEIREPEVEKFEK
- a CDS encoding sigma-54-dependent transcriptional regulator encodes the protein MTQILVVDDDRAVARLVQRCFEGSEVDVLTSQRAAEVIPLIEKHTIDVLLLDIMLPEINGLDLARQIRQIDSKLPIIFVTGRDDSETTIEAMKLGAYDYLVKPLDVGMVQELVERAIENRRLMHEPVVLTSQQAEENESGDLLIGRSPQMLAVYKEVGRVAAQNVNVLVRGESGSGKELIARAIYQHSNRNSEPFLAVNCAALRETLLESELFGHEKGAFTGADSRRIGKFEQCNGGTIFLDEVGDMSLTIQAKVLRLLQDQRLERLGGAETITTDVRIISATNRDLEEMIADGDFRLDLFHRLKSFEIAIPPLRDRDGDLEQLVQYFLKQFNKQLGKEITGLSAESLARLKAYDWPGNIRELQEVLRKSMLMATSTVLAPEWLPPELFGGAAPIRPSGESQGSDEDAFDVFLTQLESRGSENMYAESLEWMEQRLLSFVLDKTAGNQSKAAALLGITRGSLRHKMRALGITVEQVVKGDE
- a CDS encoding DUF58 domain-containing protein; this translates as MSTVESYLKPEVIRQISRLDLRAQFVVRGFFQGLHASPYHGFSVEFSEHRRYEHGDDPKDIDWLVYAKTDRYYIKKFEAETNITGYLAMDLSKSMGYTYRQEMTKFDYSISLAAALCYLMVHQQDPVGLVTFDTKIRQSLPPKSKRKHLGDVLSLLANLQPTGETDIAHSLSQLAAMLKHRSVVMIFSDLLSDPEEVFKALYQLRHRQHDVILFHVLDEAEVTFPFDGMVELEDPESNETLKLDANSYRADYRKEVEAFRERYRRDCAKAGVDYVELDTSMPFDKALTEYLINRRTRF
- a CDS encoding glycoside hydrolase family protein, with protein sequence MYHESDSGRKTMGDVDVVYHDGMYHLFHLVLPNHDFIAHAVSDDGLAWHRVENALFIGHPGAWDDSMLWTMHVSPNPYKPGSWRMFYTGLSQHDNGLVQRLGMATSDDLYQWVKSPVRWVNQCKRCRITDAPPSLINAPYDEESHFPLESPAPYYESKLSEGRRWISFRDPFYYYDEGRGWLMAAARVPDGPVCRRGCVSLMEETAENQFEAHPSLFHPGLYDDIEVPNLMKLRGERYLIGSIREDAKIRYWHAADLEKPWANFFDNVLLPKGNYAGRICFDDHGPMIWNFYSHDITRRTVKNLLPPPKRIRQLSDGQLQVASFEGFDQEIKADATPQMFQISKMLTDKDGSAEVNHDAGSIRLRNDYGFQAFLFGATVNCFRLRARLDMQGNGKCGLVFRIDPDSQDGYFLSLDMYRGVAQLRSWRTDNGATGEHMMSFDTLQAGYWRSRLDRPCEIRLVAYGSYIEFSIDHRIVISLADQTFSEGKIGVYVESACLDIDQIHLERMHRPVSTDETLAQ
- a CDS encoding DUF4159 domain-containing protein; translated protein: MSTNSRDAASLFSISEKLTQFAYAPLAIVAIAATLSINLPSAAAQHVRRGGQAVTPQLVNESISRGINFLRKQQQPDGGWAEYPGQPGGVTSLVMLAMIESGVDPDDPAIVKALGYLEAKIGQPEHTYALSLQIMAYGLADPVGRKAKIVADAQKLSGIQIRGGDRSGMWTYSDPRGGGGGDNSNTQFAILALDEAAHVGAKVDEPTWRVSHDYWEKAQNPNGSWGYLPNSPGRGSMTAAGISSMIITTKRLAEGDAVVNGESIQCCGQQTPNDAIEDGYNWLGRNFTVYTNPADGGDSLNLLYYLYAVERVGRLGGRRFIGDHDWYREGAEMLVNNQDSLSGSWRGTGNAEVSHPAVATSLALLFLAKGRRPVLIAKYKHDADGPRRTVSHDWNRHRSDIANLTHFIEPRWGNQRMTWQVIDAKHATTEDLLQTPVLWISGSDGLKLTAEQEKSLKLYIEQGGFVFAEAACGGAQFDADFRALMKRLFPEAPLRLLPPDHPIWFAEAPVEAEYAKPLLGIDACCRTSVVYCPEDLGCFWELNRSEAVAKYPEKVRARIEAGNLIGANVLAYATGRKLKEKLQEVEIDDSLGVEDGQTRNTLIVGKVRHTGGADDAPAALSNMVKVAGRQLDFRFDASPHLIPASNEKLYEFPILFMHGRRDFKFTPKERTAIYDHLNRGGFLFADAICASVPFTTAFRREMKMMFPDAELKEIPLDHPIFSEAYNGFDITTVSVNDPQERQEGEGLQATQTRQSPKLEGLWIDDRLVAVFSPLDLSCAMENGSSLQCEGYIREDAARIAANILLYAMQQ
- a CDS encoding BatA domain-containing protein gives rise to the protein MQLANLSLLVGGLLIGVPILLHLVMRQQPKRIEFPALRFVRARQVQNQRRLELKHWILLLLRCCIILLLALALARPSVSSASVSSWVMVGILAFGAAIAGIIAAATWTVGASRGLAIGMTGLAVALLIGLGIVTPMALSAGGGGSLGDQEAPVSAVFVFDTSPRLLYQHENQTRLEKAQEMAVWLTGQLPPESEVAVADRRTGASIFAADIGAARQAIQRLEVSAGGESIDRVVSQAIDLADSSEKKRKEIYVFTDLSEPAWKGAAQSDLKRKLADHPDYPLYLIDVSAVDVRNTAVADLQLSADSVSKNSDVLLQVDVAHDGPEASQTLELYLEQPDDTLPIVEDGKLLLPKADRRDRRNLQLADGETMSVQFRLADLPVGVHNGWVSLAAVDGLDADDKRWFTLEVREPWPLLIVESKPGAGRDLINAIAPPAFQESGRAPFAVDVVTPDTLERQELDGYRGVVLIDPGAYTNSVWRKLDAYVERGGGLAIFLGPSATPALAQLNAEEPQKLLPGKLARQWRAGERLWYLEPKDYQHSLLAPFREIGDSVPWRSFPIDRHWSLEDLEPDANVVIPYSDGMPTLIEQRVGEGLVLTFTTSIASDESPAWNNLFTGFDSWPFFVLSNQMARYVVRSGEERLNYFVGERASLLTGPQQAEQTHLLFTPRGGDPQEVIPDRGLILIPFTDQIGTYRLRPLGGGPLLGFSVNLPPFATQLSPLPPEELNEIFGAERYQLAKEQSEIEREQGKARVGREFYSPLILLVALMLAMEFALSQRFYRQEA